In Fibrobacter sp. UWB10, a single window of DNA contains:
- a CDS encoding nucleoside recognition domain-containing protein, whose protein sequence is MVLNIIWLVFFFGAFVACMVQWIAFGDSGIFNKAILGAFDMSKTAFEIAIGLTGILSLWLGIMKIGEKAGAVQILAKIVSPLFSRLFPEIPKNHPVIGTMLMNISANMLGLDNAATPMGLQAMKQLQEINPNEDKSVASNSQIMFLVLNASGLTLIPVSIMTYRAQMGAANPSDVFLPLLLSTFFSTLAGIFALSFFQKVKLKDPVTVAWLAGLSACVISIMVYFSHLSAEAIGTTSLLISGIALFGIIVAFLGLAVYKKVQAYEAFVEGAKDGFHTAVMIIPNLVAILVGVAVFRASGAMDLLLNGVSWILGLCGVGNDIVPALPTAIMKPLSGSGARGMMIDAMKTLGPDSFAGRLSCMFQGAADTTFYIIAVYFGSVGVKKTRHAVTCALIADAAGVIAAIAIAYLFFPPN, encoded by the coding sequence ATGGTTTTAAATATTATTTGGCTCGTTTTCTTCTTTGGCGCATTTGTCGCCTGTATGGTCCAGTGGATTGCTTTTGGCGACTCTGGAATTTTCAACAAAGCCATTCTCGGTGCCTTCGATATGTCCAAGACCGCATTCGAAATCGCCATCGGTCTTACCGGCATTCTTTCGCTCTGGCTTGGCATCATGAAGATTGGTGAAAAAGCGGGCGCAGTCCAAATTCTCGCAAAGATTGTTTCGCCACTGTTCAGCAGGCTCTTCCCCGAGATTCCGAAGAACCACCCTGTGATTGGCACCATGCTCATGAATATCAGTGCCAACATGCTCGGACTCGATAACGCCGCCACCCCCATGGGTCTGCAAGCCATGAAGCAGTTGCAAGAAATCAATCCGAACGAAGACAAGTCCGTCGCAAGCAATTCCCAGATTATGTTCCTTGTGCTGAACGCCAGCGGCCTTACGCTGATTCCGGTGAGCATTATGACTTACCGCGCCCAAATGGGAGCCGCAAACCCAAGCGATGTGTTCTTGCCGCTCTTGCTTTCAACATTCTTTAGCACTTTGGCCGGTATTTTCGCACTCAGTTTCTTCCAGAAAGTAAAGCTCAAAGACCCTGTCACAGTGGCCTGGCTCGCCGGACTTTCGGCCTGCGTTATTTCGATTATGGTGTACTTCAGCCACCTGAGCGCCGAAGCTATTGGCACCACCAGCCTTTTGATTAGCGGAATTGCCTTATTTGGAATTATTGTCGCCTTCCTTGGACTTGCCGTGTACAAGAAGGTGCAAGCCTACGAAGCCTTTGTCGAAGGCGCTAAAGACGGATTCCACACCGCCGTCATGATTATTCCGAACTTGGTTGCCATTCTTGTGGGCGTGGCCGTATTCCGTGCAAGCGGAGCAATGGATTTGTTACTGAACGGAGTCTCTTGGATTTTGGGTCTTTGCGGCGTCGGTAACGATATCGTGCCCGCACTCCCCACCGCCATCATGAAACCTTTGAGCGGTAGCGGTGCCCGCGGCATGATGATTGATGCCATGAAGACTCTTGGACCGGATAGTTTCGCTGGTCGCCTGAGTTGCATGTTCCAGGGTGCAGCAGATACGACGTTCTACATTATCGCCGTTTACTTTGGATCAGTTGGAGTTAAAAAGACTCGCCATGCAGTCACATGCGCTTTAATTGCTGATGCTGCAGGCGTGATTGCCGCAATCGCAATCGCCTACCTGTTCTTCCCACCTAATTAG
- a CDS encoding calcium/sodium antiporter: protein MILAIVAVIVGLAVLVWSADKFVDGAVGIAEYCGMSTLLIGMVIVGFGTSAPELTVSAISASQGNPELALGNAYGSNIANIALILGATALISPILMQRSVIRGDLPILIAVSILSIVLVWDGSVVRWNGVLLLVVFALVMGYSIWRELKKAKAEASNSAEDESAGNQASLGKSILWLVLGLALLVASSRALVWGAVEIARTLGVSDLLIGLTIVAIGTSLPELASSIAAARKGENDLALGNIIGSNLFNTLAVVGLAATISPMDEIEKAVTYRDMPLMTALTVALIVLGFRRKGDGRLNRIAGAILLAIYAGYLALLIAQAKG from the coding sequence ATGATTCTTGCAATTGTTGCTGTAATTGTTGGCTTAGCTGTTCTCGTTTGGAGTGCAGATAAATTTGTGGATGGAGCTGTTGGTATCGCCGAATATTGCGGCATGTCAACACTCCTCATAGGAATGGTAATCGTAGGCTTTGGAACCTCTGCTCCGGAGCTTACGGTTTCTGCTATATCGGCCTCCCAAGGGAATCCCGAGCTTGCGCTTGGTAACGCCTACGGTAGCAACATTGCAAACATAGCCTTGATTCTTGGCGCTACGGCTTTGATTTCTCCGATTCTAATGCAGCGCTCCGTGATTCGCGGTGATTTGCCGATTTTGATTGCGGTGTCGATACTTTCAATTGTGCTTGTGTGGGATGGAAGCGTGGTGCGCTGGAATGGCGTGCTTTTGCTGGTCGTCTTTGCGCTTGTAATGGGTTACAGCATTTGGCGTGAATTGAAGAAAGCGAAAGCCGAGGCTTCAAATTCTGCTGAAGATGAATCTGCTGGAAACCAGGCTTCGCTGGGCAAGTCTATTTTGTGGCTTGTTCTGGGACTTGCTCTGCTGGTTGCTAGTTCACGAGCCCTTGTTTGGGGCGCTGTTGAAATTGCCCGTACGCTTGGTGTGAGCGATCTTTTGATTGGTCTTACGATTGTTGCTATTGGTACGTCGTTGCCGGAACTTGCTAGTTCTATTGCCGCGGCCCGTAAGGGCGAAAATGATTTGGCTCTTGGCAATATCATTGGCTCGAATTTGTTCAATACGCTTGCGGTAGTTGGCCTTGCAGCAACCATTTCTCCGATGGATGAAATTGAAAAGGCTGTCACGTATCGTGACATGCCTTTAATGACTGCTTTGACGGTTGCCTTGATTGTGCTTGGCTTTAGGCGTAAAGGCGATGGTCGTTTGAACCGCATTGCCGGCGCTATTCTCTTAGCTATCTATGCTGGCTATCTTGCCCTGCTTATAGCTCAAGCGAAAGGCTAA
- a CDS encoding outer membrane beta-barrel protein: protein MNRKLTGILTVLAFSAMSFAQDAAPAAAPAEESAPVAVRGAETAAPAEQAAPVAEAPVEQAAPAAAPVSTVEEPAVVVAPKAVRNADSDADRTAASARAVEQFRDARNAVLYETVYTRDDGVPVRTVYVAQREGKDTVTMDELRGLYPMKLKVGAHGSVGAYQLSGNDWDGDQYSGLSWRAGIMSIIPLNQYTMGIKLGVLYEQSKASESYYVNDVPTNFRFSQKKIDVPVLFTFKAASSRIYFDLGVEMSIPLYDKLRISYTDSKDEKHTSRIDMMDEYRTSADCAFVFGFSVLANDYLSLDVSANLGVSDLYDGHLKYMNLNLDASSLNLGITVYPF, encoded by the coding sequence ATGAATCGTAAACTTACTGGTATTCTCACCGTTCTCGCCTTTTCGGCAATGTCTTTCGCTCAGGATGCGGCCCCTGCCGCTGCGCCTGCTGAAGAATCTGCTCCTGTTGCAGTTCGTGGAGCCGAAACTGCTGCTCCTGCTGAACAGGCTGCACCCGTTGCAGAAGCCCCTGTTGAACAAGCCGCTCCTGCAGCAGCTCCCGTAAGCACAGTTGAAGAACCTGCCGTGGTTGTTGCTCCGAAGGCCGTTCGTAATGCCGATTCGGACGCCGATAGAACGGCTGCCTCCGCAAGGGCTGTTGAACAGTTCCGTGATGCAAGAAATGCGGTTCTTTACGAAACGGTCTACACCCGTGATGATGGTGTTCCTGTTCGTACTGTTTATGTTGCTCAGCGTGAAGGTAAGGATACGGTCACTATGGATGAACTTAGGGGCCTTTATCCGATGAAACTTAAAGTCGGTGCTCACGGCTCTGTTGGCGCTTACCAGTTGTCGGGTAACGATTGGGATGGCGACCAGTACAGTGGCTTAAGCTGGAGAGCGGGTATCATGTCGATTATTCCGCTGAACCAATATACGATGGGTATCAAGCTTGGCGTTCTTTATGAACAGAGTAAGGCTAGTGAATCTTATTATGTTAATGACGTTCCGACGAACTTCAGATTCAGCCAAAAGAAAATCGATGTCCCGGTTTTGTTCACCTTTAAGGCTGCATCTTCGAGAATATACTTCGACCTCGGTGTCGAAATGTCTATCCCGCTGTATGACAAGCTCCGTATTTCTTACACCGACAGTAAAGATGAAAAGCATACTAGTCGAATTGACATGATGGATGAATACCGTACTAGCGCCGATTGTGCGTTTGTCTTCGGCTTCTCCGTGCTTGCAAATGACTATCTTTCGCTTGATGTTTCTGCAAACCTCGGTGTGTCCGACTTGTACGACGGCCATCTTAAGTACATGAACTTGAACTTGGATGCGTCTTCGCTCAATCTCGGAATTACCGTTTATCCTTTTTAA
- a CDS encoding leucyl aminopeptidase family protein: MNLNIVSSENLKNVDNKAYALFFVKQSIQFSTVLSPEGEEQVEAILKGMNDGPFEDLEYLEIDGCNTFFVNAAKERGLSALDHLRMAAYRLAKRAMKKQVPCVSLFLADAADEQFKAILHGLHYADYKFDAYKSKQKPNFQVTYEIVAGEHVKDFKKIAEDVAVEQKAVTLAKNLINTSASDLYPAEFVERAKTIAKYTEGLSIKVRNMKQLEKEGFMGHVTVGKGSSHEPHMITLEYKPAKRTSKDHLVIVGKGLTFDTGGLCLKPPKSMPEMISDMSGAATALAAIQAIATLKLPIRVSAVCCLAENAIGNQSVLPGDIFTAKNGKTVMVDNTDAEGRLVLSDGLAEAGEIGATHIVDLATLTGAMVRALGYAVTGFFSNDDDLGLKVINCGEACCEKFWSMPLEEEYADALKDKFADLKNTGSDAGAISAALFLQEFVPENTAWTHWDIAGTAFVTKAWKYTEYGATGFGVQTLIQLAREMSCAE, encoded by the coding sequence ATGAATCTGAATATTGTTTCCTCTGAAAATCTCAAAAACGTCGACAATAAGGCATACGCCCTCTTTTTTGTCAAGCAATCTATCCAGTTTTCCACGGTTCTCTCCCCTGAAGGCGAAGAACAGGTAGAAGCAATTCTGAAGGGCATGAATGACGGTCCCTTCGAAGATCTTGAATACTTAGAAATTGATGGTTGCAACACCTTCTTTGTAAATGCAGCCAAGGAACGCGGCCTTTCTGCCCTCGACCACCTGCGCATGGCCGCCTACCGCCTAGCCAAGCGCGCCATGAAAAAGCAGGTTCCCTGCGTGAGCCTGTTCCTAGCCGATGCCGCCGATGAACAGTTCAAAGCCATTTTGCATGGTCTGCATTACGCCGACTACAAGTTTGACGCCTACAAGAGCAAGCAAAAGCCGAACTTCCAGGTGACCTACGAAATCGTCGCTGGCGAGCACGTCAAGGATTTCAAGAAGATTGCCGAAGACGTGGCCGTGGAACAGAAGGCTGTGACGCTTGCCAAGAACTTGATCAACACAAGCGCATCGGACCTCTACCCCGCCGAATTCGTGGAACGCGCAAAGACCATTGCCAAGTACACCGAAGGCTTGAGCATCAAGGTTCGCAACATGAAGCAGCTCGAAAAGGAAGGCTTCATGGGCCACGTGACTGTTGGCAAAGGCAGCTCTCACGAGCCGCACATGATTACGCTCGAATACAAGCCTGCAAAGCGCACCTCCAAGGACCACTTGGTGATTGTCGGCAAGGGCCTCACTTTTGATACGGGCGGCCTCTGCCTGAAACCGCCTAAATCCATGCCCGAAATGATTAGCGACATGAGTGGTGCCGCGACCGCGCTCGCCGCCATTCAGGCTATCGCCACACTCAAACTCCCAATTCGCGTGAGCGCCGTCTGCTGCCTCGCCGAAAATGCAATCGGCAATCAGTCGGTTCTCCCGGGTGATATCTTTACCGCCAAGAACGGCAAGACCGTCATGGTCGACAACACCGACGCCGAAGGCCGTCTGGTTCTCAGCGACGGACTTGCCGAAGCCGGCGAAATCGGCGCAACGCACATCGTGGACCTCGCCACCCTTACGGGCGCCATGGTCCGCGCCCTCGGCTACGCTGTCACTGGATTCTTCAGCAATGACGACGACCTTGGCCTCAAGGTGATTAACTGCGGCGAAGCCTGCTGCGAAAAATTCTGGAGCATGCCGCTCGAAGAAGAATACGCCGATGCCCTCAAGGACAAGTTCGCCGACCTCAAGAATACGGGAAGTGACGCAGGCGCAATCTCTGCCGCCCTGTTCCTCCAGGAATTCGTGCCCGAAAATACCGCTTGGACGCACTGGGACATCGCCGGCACGGCATTCGTGACCAAGGCCTGGAAGTACACCGAATACGGCGCAACCGGATTTGGCGTGCAGACCTTGATTCAACTTGCCCGCGAAATGAGTTGCGCTGAGTAA
- the guaA gene encoding glutamine-hydrolyzing GMP synthase, translating to MKNVDTIAVLDFGGQYAHLIANRVRRLGVFTEIHSPAASVSELEGVKGIIYSGGPSSVYAADAPEYNPEILDLPVPKLGICYGHQLIAQQLGGHVEPGKVKEYGIADLIVGDEKCPILKDLPKASPMWMSHGDQVTKLPEGYKIVASTKDCEIAAVAFDSDKPERQIFGIQFHPEVTHSKFGMKLLENFIDFTGAKKTWNMKSYLPLITQRIKDQVKDRKVFLLVSGGVDSTVAFVLLNRVLGPEKVLGLHVDNGMMRLGESQKIMDFLTKEGMNNLKVRDASEHFLEKLKGVTAPETKRGIIGKEFLTVKDEEMAKLNLDPNQWMMAQGTIYPDTIESGGTKNADKIKTHHNRVQEVLDLMEKGLVLEPLADLYKDEVRALGEELGIPHNLVWRHPFPGPGLGVRLLCSEGKLSDDMVKFEDVKDTAGNSLADYLKANNIAGRMLPIKSVGVQGDGRTYAQPFLITTPGLSWKDCEKFSTELANRFKAINRVIYQIGSVADEDPKLVEQYATRENFDTLRKFDNICTEFLQANDLYEKIWQMPVVLVPLRTANKPCIVMRPVNSTEAMTANFAEIDQGMLAGLWRKFEAEGAGSLWYDVTHKPPGTIEWE from the coding sequence ATGAAAAACGTTGATACGATTGCCGTTTTGGACTTTGGCGGGCAGTATGCCCACCTGATTGCTAACCGTGTGCGCCGCTTGGGCGTGTTTACCGAAATCCACTCCCCTGCCGCCTCGGTCTCTGAACTGGAAGGCGTGAAGGGAATCATCTACAGTGGCGGCCCTTCCAGCGTGTACGCGGCCGACGCCCCGGAATACAATCCCGAAATTTTGGACCTCCCGGTGCCGAAGCTTGGCATCTGCTACGGTCACCAGCTCATCGCCCAGCAGTTGGGCGGTCACGTGGAACCGGGCAAGGTCAAGGAATACGGCATCGCCGACCTTATCGTGGGCGACGAGAAGTGCCCGATTTTGAAGGACCTCCCGAAGGCCTCCCCCATGTGGATGAGCCACGGCGACCAAGTCACCAAGCTCCCCGAGGGCTACAAGATTGTGGCCAGCACCAAGGACTGCGAAATCGCCGCCGTCGCCTTCGACAGCGACAAGCCCGAACGCCAGATTTTCGGCATCCAGTTCCACCCGGAAGTCACACACAGCAAGTTCGGCATGAAGTTGCTCGAAAACTTCATCGACTTCACGGGCGCCAAGAAAACTTGGAACATGAAGAGCTACCTACCGCTCATCACGCAGAGAATCAAGGACCAGGTCAAGGACCGCAAGGTCTTCTTGCTCGTGTCTGGCGGCGTAGACTCCACCGTAGCATTCGTTCTTTTGAACCGCGTGCTCGGACCGGAAAAGGTCCTCGGCCTGCATGTGGATAACGGCATGATGCGCCTCGGCGAATCCCAGAAGATTATGGACTTCCTCACGAAGGAAGGCATGAACAACCTCAAGGTCCGCGACGCCAGCGAACACTTCCTTGAAAAGCTCAAAGGCGTGACTGCGCCGGAAACCAAGCGCGGCATCATCGGTAAGGAATTCCTGACGGTGAAGGACGAGGAAATGGCGAAACTCAACCTCGATCCGAACCAGTGGATGATGGCGCAGGGCACCATCTACCCCGACACCATCGAAAGCGGCGGCACCAAGAACGCCGACAAGATCAAGACGCACCACAACCGCGTCCAGGAAGTCTTGGACCTCATGGAAAAGGGACTCGTGCTCGAACCGCTGGCCGACCTGTACAAGGACGAAGTCCGTGCCCTCGGTGAAGAGCTCGGCATTCCGCACAACCTCGTGTGGCGTCACCCGTTCCCGGGTCCGGGCCTCGGCGTTCGTCTGCTCTGCAGCGAAGGCAAGCTCTCCGATGACATGGTCAAGTTCGAAGACGTGAAGGACACCGCAGGCAACAGCCTCGCCGACTACCTGAAGGCAAACAACATTGCAGGCCGCATGCTCCCCATCAAGAGCGTGGGCGTGCAGGGCGATGGCCGTACTTACGCACAGCCGTTCCTCATCACCACTCCGGGCCTTAGCTGGAAGGATTGCGAAAAGTTCTCTACTGAACTTGCCAACCGTTTCAAGGCAATCAACCGCGTCATCTACCAGATTGGTAGCGTCGCCGATGAAGATCCGAAGCTCGTTGAACAGTACGCCACCCGCGAAAACTTCGATACGCTCCGCAAGTTCGACAACATTTGTACTGAATTCTTGCAGGCAAATGATTTGTACGAAAAGATCTGGCAGATGCCGGTCGTGCTCGTGCCGCTCCGCACGGCAAACAAGCCCTGCATTGTGATGCGCCCGGTGAACTCCACCGAAGCCATGACCGCAAACTTCGCCGAAATCGACCAGGGAATGCTCGCCGGACTCTGGCGCAAGTTCGAAGCCGAAGGCGCAGGCAGCCTGTGGTACGACGTGACCCACAAGCCGCCCGGAACTATCGAGTGGGAGTAG
- a CDS encoding TIGR01440 family protein, which produces MAGITYEIDDKNLVEQIRNDAQNAAKEVVEKARLTAGNIVVIGCSTSSTLGNDIGSHSVPEVGKAIFEGLQSVFKPLGIYIAAQCCEHLNRAIIIERAAVPNAEIVNVVPQPKAGGSFATACYGAFEHPVALEHIKADAGLDIGGTLIGMHLKEVAVPLHMQQTHVGKAILIAARTRPKFIGGERAHYDETMK; this is translated from the coding sequence ATGGCTGGTATTACATACGAAATAGACGACAAGAACCTTGTCGAACAAATTCGTAACGACGCACAAAACGCCGCGAAGGAAGTTGTCGAAAAGGCCCGCCTCACGGCAGGCAATATCGTGGTTATCGGTTGCAGCACGAGTTCCACTCTCGGAAACGACATCGGTAGCCATTCTGTGCCCGAAGTTGGCAAGGCCATTTTCGAGGGCTTGCAGTCTGTATTCAAACCACTCGGCATCTACATTGCTGCGCAGTGCTGCGAGCACCTAAACCGTGCCATCATCATTGAGCGCGCGGCCGTGCCGAACGCCGAAATTGTGAACGTAGTTCCGCAACCCAAGGCCGGGGGCTCGTTCGCCACCGCCTGCTACGGAGCATTCGAGCATCCCGTTGCCCTCGAGCATATCAAGGCAGACGCAGGCCTCGACATCGGCGGCACGCTTATCGGCATGCACCTGAAAGAAGTCGCCGTTCCCCTGCACATGCAGCAAACTCATGTCGGCAAGGCAATCCTGATTGCGGCCCGCACCCGCCCAAAATTCATTGGCGGCGAACGCGCCCACTACGACGAAACAATGAAATAG
- a CDS encoding GGDEF domain-containing phosphodiesterase, which yields MFVMQEGPDLNRGNINLEKTDPITGLDTTAWFFSQTQRDPNFYPLHKSTITFFNVMNFKTINQRFSYPGGNAYLCKFRDELRRIFEGENVLRAGADHLVVISLNLAIEDIADRIKELNLVMGRFEGGLRNQIKAGIYVSDGSPQKPIVMMDRASLACREVHGIFNKEYAVFDDALKIKLEEKQYVLDHFEEAFEKGYFHVYYQPVVRALTGKVCGYEALARWIDPVKGMISPLIFIDVLEKVHLIHKLDAYIIEQACKDLRDDIDSGYAYQPISVNLSRLDFELSDIKSVIDRVVAKYNVPKEYLVLEVTESAFASDQKSLGETIKEFRDDGYQVWLDDFGSGFSSFNNLQIYDFDFLKIDMNFLRTFDQNPKSRVIIASIVDMAKKLGIHTLAEGVETEEQYEFLKRIGCELIQGYYFYKPIPLEDYHTKRAELCSFETNESPEERHYFDEIGRINFLDNTPLREHKLEIASDIPIAIIEGENRKYRFIFVNNAFKKVMRTFGADTTDEVLNRLHKNDPGILRKRYEGLIHSEETHEIVEFFEDFGDVKIVSKARFLTRMGDKIAYAFVIKVLSAKK from the coding sequence ATGTTTGTTATGCAAGAAGGTCCCGACTTAAATCGTGGTAACATAAATCTTGAAAAAACAGACCCCATTACAGGCCTAGATACTACGGCTTGGTTCTTTTCACAAACCCAAAGAGACCCAAACTTCTACCCGCTTCATAAATCCACCATTACGTTCTTTAACGTAATGAACTTCAAGACGATTAACCAAAGATTTTCTTACCCGGGCGGAAACGCCTACCTGTGCAAGTTTAGGGACGAACTCAGGCGCATTTTTGAAGGTGAAAACGTATTACGAGCCGGCGCAGACCATCTTGTAGTCATCAGCCTAAATCTCGCTATCGAAGATATAGCCGACAGAATCAAAGAATTAAACCTGGTAATGGGACGCTTCGAAGGCGGACTTAGAAATCAGATCAAGGCGGGCATCTACGTTTCCGACGGCTCACCGCAAAAGCCCATCGTGATGATGGACCGAGCATCCCTAGCCTGTCGCGAGGTTCACGGCATTTTCAATAAAGAATACGCCGTTTTTGATGATGCCCTCAAGATTAAGCTAGAAGAAAAGCAATATGTGCTGGACCATTTTGAAGAAGCTTTCGAAAAAGGCTACTTCCATGTCTATTACCAGCCCGTGGTTCGCGCCCTTACCGGAAAGGTATGCGGATACGAAGCCCTCGCCCGCTGGATTGACCCCGTAAAAGGAATGATTTCCCCCTTAATCTTCATCGATGTTCTTGAGAAAGTCCACCTGATCCACAAGTTAGACGCCTACATTATCGAACAAGCATGCAAGGACCTTCGTGACGACATCGATAGCGGATACGCCTACCAGCCCATTTCGGTCAACCTTTCTAGACTTGACTTTGAATTAAGCGACATCAAGAGCGTCATTGACAGGGTCGTTGCCAAGTACAACGTTCCCAAGGAATACCTGGTGTTGGAAGTCACCGAAAGCGCTTTTGCCTCGGATCAGAAAAGCCTTGGTGAGACAATCAAGGAATTCCGTGATGACGGATACCAGGTATGGCTAGACGACTTCGGTTCCGGATTCAGTTCGTTCAACAACCTGCAGATCTACGATTTTGATTTCCTCAAAATCGACATGAATTTCTTGCGCACATTCGACCAGAACCCGAAGTCAAGGGTGATTATCGCCTCGATTGTCGATATGGCGAAAAAACTCGGCATCCATACGCTTGCCGAAGGGGTCGAAACCGAGGAACAGTACGAATTCCTGAAGCGTATCGGCTGCGAACTCATTCAAGGTTACTATTTCTACAAACCCATTCCGCTTGAAGATTACCACACAAAGCGTGCGGAGCTCTGCAGTTTCGAAACAAACGAGAGCCCTGAAGAACGCCATTACTTTGACGAAATTGGCCGCATCAACTTCCTGGACAACACACCGCTCCGCGAACACAAGCTCGAAATTGCAAGCGATATCCCGATTGCCATTATTGAAGGTGAAAACCGTAAATACAGATTTATTTTCGTGAACAACGCCTTCAAGAAAGTGATGAGGACATTCGGAGCCGATACCACAGACGAAGTTCTCAACCGTTTACACAAAAACGACCCAGGAATCCTTCGTAAACGTTATGAAGGACTCATTCATTCAGAAGAAACACACGAAATTGTCGAATTCTTCGAAGATTTCGGTGACGTTAAAATTGTAAGCAAAGCTCGTTTCTTGACCCGAATGGGCGACAAAATTGCCTACGCGTTCGTCATTAAGGTCTTGTCAGCGAAAAAATAG
- a CDS encoding phosphatidylglycerophosphatase A, producing MNREELKEKYGKKRVPREWRGTDLLSTLITTFFGSGMSPKAPGTMGSLAATIVAYPMAIFAAKEPLGQTDYMVGSVNFGWCFNLFFICAALIVFFGAIPFVNKAMKDTATEDPGWIVIDEVCGIFMALAFIPTEFILAQPWILAIAFALFRFFDILKPLGIHRFEKFPKAWGVMADDLLGGLYAGIVLYLGLVLVVALT from the coding sequence GTGAACCGCGAGGAACTTAAAGAGAAATACGGCAAAAAGCGTGTACCCCGTGAGTGGCGGGGTACTGATTTGTTGTCTACTCTCATAACAACCTTTTTTGGCTCGGGCATGTCGCCCAAAGCTCCTGGAACCATGGGAAGTTTGGCCGCTACTATTGTCGCCTACCCCATGGCTATTTTTGCAGCAAAAGAACCTCTTGGACAAACCGACTATATGGTCGGAAGTGTTAATTTCGGTTGGTGTTTTAATTTATTCTTTATCTGTGCGGCACTTATCGTTTTCTTCGGTGCAATTCCGTTCGTGAACAAAGCGATGAAAGATACCGCCACCGAAGACCCCGGCTGGATTGTGATTGACGAAGTCTGCGGAATATTCATGGCTCTCGCGTTCATTCCAACGGAATTTATTCTCGCTCAGCCTTGGATTCTCGCCATCGCATTTGCCCTATTCCGCTTTTTCGATATCCTGAAACCGCTCGGCATCCACCGATTTGAAAAGTTCCCCAAAGCATGGGGCGTAATGGCCGATGACTTGCTCGGCGGTCTCTACGCAGGAATCGTTCTCTATCTTGGATTAGTGCTTGTCGTCGCGCTTACTTAA